One window from the genome of Candidatus Woesearchaeota archaeon encodes:
- a CDS encoding zf-TFIIB domain-containing protein produces MVKFHRETGEKYLLCPRCKKDMEKLQRNDIVIDVCKKCGGMWVDSGELEKLAEIKEELK; encoded by the coding sequence TTCATAGAGAGACCGGGGAAAAATACTTATTATGCCCGCGTTGTAAAAAGGACATGGAGAAATTACAGCGAAATGACATAGTGATAGACGTTTGTAAAAAATGCGGAGGCATGTGGGTAGACTCTGGAGAATTAGAAAAATTAGCTGAAATTAAGGAGGAATTGAAATGA
- a CDS encoding LemA family protein, with translation MKKNNLILIGIIALVVLLSVIWVVVSYNSLVSLDETVKEKWAYVLTAYQRRADLIPNLVATVQKYTNYEGELLTAVTEARASVGRASSPGQLASAGTEMNSAISRLLVVMENYPVLKASEQFITLQDELSGTENRIKAERDIFNTAVKEMNIKVRSFPSNMVAGMFGFGLKEGFESEIGAEKALDVKELFTE, from the coding sequence ATGAAAAAAAATAATCTGATATTGATTGGAATTATTGCATTAGTTGTGTTGCTGTCGGTTATATGGGTTGTTGTATCGTATAACAGCCTAGTAAGTTTAGATGAAACTGTAAAAGAAAAATGGGCATATGTTTTAACAGCATATCAGCGAAGGGCAGATTTAATTCCAAATTTGGTAGCAACAGTACAAAAGTACACAAATTATGAGGGTGAATTATTAACTGCAGTAACAGAAGCAAGGGCTTCAGTCGGTAGAGCATCATCACCCGGACAATTAGCATCTGCTGGAACAGAAATGAATTCTGCAATTTCTAGACTTTTAGTTGTAATGGAGAATTATCCAGTGTTAAAGGCAAGTGAGCAATTTATTACGTTACAAGATGAGCTTTCTGGCACAGAGAACAGAATCAAAGCAGAAAGAGACATTTTTAATACTGCAGTTAAAGAAATGAACATTAAAGTCAGAAGTTTTCCATCAAATATGGTAGCAGGAATGTTTGGTTTTGGTTTAAAAGAAGGTTTTGAATCAGAAATAGGCGCAGAAAAGGCTTTAGATGTTAAAGAGTTGTTTACAGAGTGA